The following proteins are encoded in a genomic region of Vigna radiata var. radiata cultivar VC1973A unplaced genomic scaffold, Vradiata_ver6 scaffold_51, whole genome shotgun sequence:
- the LOC106780674 gene encoding uncharacterized protein LOC106780674 — MEVKPTRMTLQLVYRSVKYPFGVIEDVLVKVDKFTFPVDFVILDMEEDTEVPLILGRPFMKTARVIIDVDDGHLKVRLHDETITFNVVEVMQHPKDRGNCFRVEVLDDVVEKVRSQMYVKSPLERVLVYACEELTVEEESEVEEISQHLEKLKEEKSTDVKVEKLEKADLDDQEKMEFKMLPDHLKYVFLEENSKKPVIISKSLSNSEEEKLTMMEQDFKPIAQPQRRLNPMLKEVMRKEVLKLLEAGMIYPISDSAWNLDVVLKRCIATNLVLNWEKCHFMVREGIVLGHKISSRGIGVDQAKVDVIEKLPPPTNVKGVRSFLGHVGFYRRFIKDFSKIAKPLCNLLVKDTPFEFDGECLKAFEVLKEKLISAPVVVAPNWTQDFELMCDASDYAIGAVLGQRCGKIFHVIHYANKVLNGAQLNYALEKFRPYLIGSKIIIYTDHSAIKYLLAKSHSKPHLIRWVLLLQEFDLETKDKKGSENVIADHLSRLLNTEVTDKEGEIKGEFIDERLMLIQQSPWFADIANFKAAGILLDDLTWQQKKKFIHDSKECLWDDPYLFKLGADRLFRRCVTVEEAVSILWHCHNSPYGGHFNGERTAAKVLQSGFFWPTLFKDAHAHAKGCDKCQRTGSISKRHEMSLQAILEVEVFDCWGMDFMGPLPSSYNNEYILVAVDYVSKWVEAATCQKNDAKTMVKFLKRQIFSRFGVPRIIISDGGSHFCNAQLAKTNGQAEVSNREIKRILEKTVSSSRKDWAIKLDDVLLAYRTALKTPIGLTPFQLVHGKRKLQLQELEEMRMTAYDSSRKYKERVKMYHDKKLIKREFQPGQQAVKPYGVVELMDPKSEDPNRNWIVNELERRKWDYVLANLPDEIDEVLVKEFYVNAWDPERSQTPNTRASTVQGKTIRFDRKALNRLMHTLMYISCPLCTFMSSHPDHDLIASTLYLPSYGYQLGTSGTPMRILRKHLNSLATIWSTFSLTNI; from the exons ATGGAAGTAAAACCAACAAGGATGACTCTACAATTAGTATATAGGTCTGTAAAGTACCCATTTGGAGTTATTGAAGATGTCTTGGTGAAAGTTGACAAATTCACttttccagtggattttgttattcTAGACATGGAGGAGGATACTGAAGTCCCCCTCATATTGGGtagacctttcatgaagactGCTAGAGTCAtaattgatgttgatgatggtcATTTGAAGGTGAGGTTACATGATGAAACAATTACCTTTAATGTTGTGGAAGTTATGCAACACCCAAAAGATAGAGGGAACTGTTTCAGAGTTGAAGTATTGGATGATGTGGTGGAGAAAGTTAGAAGTCAGATGTATGTGAAATCTCCCTTAGAGCGTGTTTTGGTGTATGCATGTGAGGAGCTCACTGTTGAAGAAGAATCTGAAGTGGAGGAGATTTCACAACATTTGGAAAAATTGAAAGAGGAGAAATCCACTGATGTGAAAGTGGAAAAACTGGAAAAGGCTGACTTGGATGATCAGGAAAAAATGGAATTTAAAATGCTGCCTGATCATCTCAAGTATGTGTTTTTAGAGGAAAATTCCAAGAAGCCAGTGATCATAAGCAAATCTCTGTCaaacagtgaagaagaaaagttg ACTATGATGGAACAAGACTTTAAACCCATAGCACAACCACAGAGGAGATTGAATCCTATGTTGAAAGAGGTGATGAGAAAAGAAGTTCTTAAATTGCTTGAAGCAGGAATGATATATCCTATCTCAGACAGTGCTTGG AACCTCGATGTAGTATTGAAAAGATGTATTGCCACGAACCTTGTTctaaattgggaaaaatgccattttatggTTCGTGAGGGAATTGTCTTAGGACATAAGATCTCATCCAGGGGAATAGGTGTAGATCAAGCAAAGGTTGATGTGATTGAGAAGCTACCACCTCCTACAAATGTCAAAGGGGTAAGAAGCTTTCTTGGACATGTTGGGTTCTACAGGAGATTCATAAAAGATTTCTCCAAGATCGCTAAACCCCTTTGTAATTTGCTTGTGAAAGACACTCCATTTGAGTTTGATGGGGAGTGTCTTAAAGCTTTTGAAGTTCTGAAAGAGAAGCTTATTTCAGCCCCTGTTGTAGTCGCACCAAACTGGACTCAGGATTTTGAGTTAATGTGCGATGCTAGTGATTATGCTATTGGGGCTGTGTTGGGACAGAGATGTGGCAAAATTTTTCACGTTATTCATTACGCCAATAAAGTTCTGAATGGTGCACAATTGAATTATGCTCTTGAAAAGTTTAGACCGTATCTGATAGggtctaaaattattatttacacTGACCATTCAGCCATCAAATATTTACTGGCGAAGTCTCATTCAAAGCCACATCTCATAAGATGGGTTTTACTGCTTCAGGAATTTGATCTAGAAACCAAAGATAAGAAGGGGAGTGAGAACGTAATAGCAGATCATTTGTCTCGCCTTCTTAACACTGAGGTGActgataaggaaggagaaattAAGGGAGAATTCATTGATGAGCGTCTGATGCTCATTCAACAGAGCCCATGGTTCGCAGATATTGCAAATTTTAAGGCTGCAGGAATTCTCCTTGATGACTTGACTTGGCAGCAAAAGAAGAAGTTTATTCATGATTCCAAAGAATGTCTTTGGGATGATCCTTATCTCTTCAAGTTGGGTGCTGACCGCTTATTCAGGCGGTGTGTTACAGTAGAGGAAGCTGTTAGTATCCtatggcattgtcataattcgcCATATGGAGGACACTTCAATGGAGAAAGGACTGCCGCCAAAGTGCTTCAATCTGGTTTCTTTTGGCCAACCTTGTTCAAAGATGCACATGCTCATGCAAAAGGTTGTGATAAATGCCAAAGAACAGGAAGCATTTCAAAGAGACATGAGATGTCACTGCAGGCAATTTTAGAAGTTGAAGTGTTTGATTGTTGGGGAATGGATTTCATGGGACCATTACCTTCTTCCTACAACAACGAATACATTTTAGTGGCAGTGGATTATGTCAGTAAGTGGGTAGAGGCTGCAACATGCCAAAAGAATGATGCCAAGACAATGGTCAAATTTCTCAAGAGACAAATCTTCTCAAGATTTGGTGTGCCCAGGATCATCATAAGTGATGGAGGATCACATTTTTGTAATGCCCAATTGGCCAAG ACCaatggccaagctgaagtttccaaCCGGGAAATTAAGAGAATCCTTGAAAAGACTGTTTCATCTTCAAGAAAGGATTGGGCTATAAAGTTAGATGATGTTTTGTTGGCATATAGGACTGCCTTAAAGACTCCTATAGGGCTAACACCCTTCCAGTTAGTCCATG GTAAAAGAAAGCTTCAGTTGCAAGAGTTGGAGGAAATGAGGATGACTGCCTATGATTCTTCAAGGAAATACAAAGAAAGGGTCAAGATGTACCATGACAAGAAGCTGATCAAGAGAGAATTTCAACCTGGACAGCAG GCAGTCAAGCCTTATGGTGTTGTTGAATTGATGGATCCAAAGTCTGAGGATCCAAATAGAAACTGGATTGTGAATG AGTTGGAGAGGCGAAAATGGGATTATGTGTTAGCCAATCTCCCGGATGAAATTGATGAAGTTTTGGTGAAAGAGTTTTATGTTAATGCTTGGGACCCTGAACGTTCACAGACACCTAACACTAGAGCTTCTACGGTGCAAGGCAAGACTATACGTTTTGACAGAAAAGCTTTGAACAGGCTAATGCATACACTGATGTACATCTCGTGCCCACTTTGCACATTTATGTCCAGCCATCCCGATCATGATTTGATTGCCTCCACCTTGTACCTACCAAGTTATGGGTATCAGCTTGGGACCAGTGGAACACCGATGAGGATACTACGGAAACATCTTAATTCACTGGCCACCATCTGGAGCACCTTCTCTTTGACCAACATATGA